The Flammeovirga yaeyamensis genome segment AAGACTGGTTCAGCTTCACGTTCAGACCGTATGGCTAAGTACAACCAATTACTTCGTATCGAAGAAAAACTTGGTTCTACTGCTAAATACTTAGGTTTGAAAGCATTCAAGCAAGACTTCAACTTCTAATTAGAAGTTAAATATAATTTCGCACTGTAATTCATTTACAGTCGGGTGGAGGCTATCTTTTATAAGGTAGCCTCTTTTTTTGTTGGAACAAATATTATTTTTATTTAAACTCATTATAAATAATATGTTTATTATTTGTAATTAATCTTAATAAGCTTTAGGTTTGTCATGACAATAAAATTTTTCAACTCACTACTTTTTTTGAAAATGAATCTTTCAAAGATGAACACTAAATTATTCATTTCTCTTATAGCTTTAAGCTCAATCTTTTTCTCTTGTTCTGATGATACAGACACTACTCCTGCAACAAGAGTTAATTATGATTTTGATAATGTAGATTACTCAGGACAAACAGCTAGAATCATGATGTTAGATTCTTTAGAGTCTTACATTAAGTCTGCAAACGATGGTACAACTGCTATAACAGCAACCCATATGAATGCTATCTACACAAACGAATCAGGCGATCTATTCGGGTCTTCTAAGGATTTAGAAAGTAAAACAGCAAATGATCCTACTTTAATTGCCAATGTATATGATCAAGTGCCAGCTTATTTTGCATCTGCGGAAGCTGCATCAGGTAATGCTGATAACATTATTGGAGGTCGTTTATTTGATGCGCAAGGTCACGAACCTGCTCAAATGGTGGGTAAAGGATTAATGGGTGCGGTGTTGTATTACCAATCAGTTTCTTATTATTTAACTGCTGAGAAATTAAATGCAGGAGATAATGAAACAGTTACAGAAGGTAAAGGTACAGATATGGAACACTATTGGGACGAAGCTTTTGGTTATTTTGGAGCAACAACAGATTACTTGACAAACGAAGAAGCTACTAATTACTACTGGGCTAAATATGCAGCATCAAGATCATCTGTATACGATGTTAGAGCTGACATATTTAATGCATTCATTGCAGGTCGTCAAGCAATAGCAGATAAAGACTATGAAGAAAGAGATGTTCAAGCAGCAATCATTCAAGCAAAATGGGAAGAGTTAGTGGCTATTAATGTTGTTCATTATGCTAACTCTGTAATTTCTGATACTGAACTAGGAGATATCTTACACCACTGGTCGGAAGCAGTTGCTTTTGCTACTGCATTACAGTACAATACTTCTAAAACTATCACGAATGAAAATATTGCTATCATACTTGCAGCTTTATATTCTGATGATATCAAAAATGAAGATAAAACAGCTTTAAATGCTAAAATGGAAGCAGCAAAAGCGGTAATTAAGTCTACTTATGGCTTCTCAGACGAGGTTATGAGTAATTTATAATTATCTTTGCAAAATATTTACAAATAATAAACTAACTCAGCAGACAATCTATCTGCTGAGTTATTGTGCATACACCTAAATTTGATTTTTTCTGATGAACAAAATTAACCTATTCATAGCACTTCTATGTTGTACAATGTTCTATTCATGTGATGATTCCTCTGGTACTTTAAGTGTAGAGTTTTCTCAAGTGGATATGCTGAAAAACTATTCAGATAACCTTATCGTACCAGCATTTAAAGCATACTCAGAAAGTGCTACTGAACTACAAACGGCTACTGAAAACTTTTTAGAAAACACAAACGAGGAAACATTATCAGATGTTAGGGTAAAACTAAATGATACATATCAAAAGTGGTCAAAAGTAAATGCATATCAGTATGGTGAGGCTGTATCAATGAATTTATTGGTGAACACAAACTCATTTCCTACAAAATTTTCTGATATCGAATCTAAAATAGAAGCTGGAGATTTTAATATTGGATCAATTTCATCATTCAATGTTAAAGGTTTACCTGCTTTAGATTATTTATTGAATTCAGAGGCAACATTAGACTTATATACTTCTGACACCAATCAGGCGAATCGTCGTCAATACCTAACTGCAGTAGTAAGTGCGGTTAAGAATGAAGCAAATTCTATTTATAACATATGGTCATCGGGATATGATGTTGAGTTTGCAGCCAATGATGGTATTGATCCAAGTAGTTCTATTTCATATATCGTCAATGAATATAACAAAGCTTACGAAAGATGTAAGAACCAAAGAGTAGGGTACTCTTTAGGAAAAAACTCCATCTCAGGTAATTCATCACCAATGTCAGTGGAAGCTTATTATAGCGAAGAGTCATTAAGTTTATTAAAATCAAATGTTGAGTCATTAAAAAATATCTTTAATGGTGGTAATGGACTTGGGTTGGCAGATTACCTAAAAGCTTACTATACAGCAGGTGCGTTAGAAGAAGATCTTTCAGAAAAAATCAATAATCAGTTCGATGTTATCCTTGCTCAATTGGACAAATGTTCTGATCCCTTTTCAGATCATATAGAAGCAAAGGACGAAACAGTCGAAACTTTATATACTGAAATGTCAAAATTGGTAGTGATGATTAAATCAGAAATGCCATCTGTTCTTTCAGTAAAAATTACTTATCAAGATAGCGATGGTGACTAAGATCGATAAATATATCAACCAACAAGTCTCAATTGCTCCATTAGTGGTTTTTAGAATCATTTTTGGTTTAATGATGGCGGGTAGTGGAATAAGATTTTGGGCCAACGGTTGGATAGATAGTCAATTTATCCAACCTTCCTTCTTTTTCCATTATTACGGATTCTCATGGATTTCACCTTTAGGTGAATCTGGGATGTATTTAATTTTTATTCTTATGATCATAGCGGCCATTGGTGTCGCTTTCGGTGCTTTTTATAGAATTTCTGCAATCACCTATTTTTTGACATTCACTTATGTCGAACTAATTGACCTAACCAATTATCTCAACCATTATTATTTTGTGAGTTTGATGGCGTTCATTATGATATTCCTTCCTGCTCACAGACGTTTTTCGATAGATGTTTATAGAAATCCCGAAACTTTTAGAAGAGAAGTATCTGCTTGGACTATCAATGTAGTTAGACTACAATTAGGTATCGTTTATTTTTATGCAGGCATTGCTAAAATAAACGCTGATTGGTTATTCAAAGCTCAGCCATTAAAGTTATGGTTAGCTTCAAGAACAGATATGTGGCTCATTGGTCCGCTATTCAAATACAAATGGGTGGCGTTCTTCTTTTCATGGGCTGGGTGTTTATACGATTTGTTGGTGCCATTATTCTTGGCCAACAAAAAGACAAGAGTATTGGCCTATCTAGCTGTTATATTCTTTCATATCATCACCTCTGCTCTATTTCCCATTGGAATGTTCCCATTCATTATGATTCTCAGTACGCTGATATTCTTTTCTGATGAGTTTCACGAGAGAATCATATTATTCTTGGGTAGAATTTTTAGTACAGAAAATCTTGATTTTAAAGTGACTCGTGGTAGAATTAATTCATTACCTCAGCATTTGATAAAAATCGGATTTGCTGCCTTCTTCCTACTTCAATTACTATTTCCTTTCCGATATGCTCTTTATTCTGATAACTTATTTTGGACAGAACAAGGTTTCAGGTTCTCATGGAGGGTAATGTTGATGGAGAAATCAGGTGCTGCAACCTTTTATGTAGAAAACCCAGAGAATAATCATAGAATTGAGATTACCAATAGTGATTATCTCACGCCATTACAAGAAAAAATGATGGCCACTCAACCAGATTTTATTTTACAATACGCTAAATTTTTAAAAGAAGAATTCACAAAAAAAGGAATCGAATCGCCGAAAGTGTTTGTTGATTCTTATGTTTCTTTAAATGGGAGACCAAGCAAAAGATACATAGATCCAACGGTCGATCTTTCTCAACTTTCAGATACTTTCAAACCTAAATCGTGGATTTTACCTTTTAAAGGATAATTTTTATGCTACATAGATTACTATATATTTTCGGTATTATTTTATTATCTCTTACTTCTGCCTTTGCTCAATATAGTATTAAGGGTAGAGTTGTTGATGTTAAGGATCAACAACTTGATGCTGTCGATGTTTTTATCAAAAGTAAAGCATTGAAAGTATCAACGAATAATAAAGGAGAATTTATCATCGATGGATTATCAAATGGTAATTATGTAGTTGGAGTATTTAAGTACGGTTTTTCACCTATTGAAAAAACGGTTACGGTTGAAAATGAAAATCAAACGATCAACTTTACATTAAAACCTCTAGAGACTGTTTTAGACGAAGTAAATATTACAGATGCTTCAACAACAGCAGAAATCAAAAGATTAGAAGCGGTTGTAGGTACATCCATTTATGAAGGGAAGAAAAGTGAAGTGATTTTGGTCGATAACCTAACAGCCAATTTAGCGACGAATAATTCAAGACAAGTATATAACCGTGTGCCGGGACTGAACATTTGGGAAAGTGATGGTGCAGGTATTCAGTTGGGTATTGGTGGAAGAGGATTAAGTCCGAATAGAACATCAAATTTCAATACAAGACAAAATGGTTATGATATTGCTGCAGATGCATTAGGATACCCTGAGAGTTATTACACCCCTCCAATGGAAGCCGTTGAAGAGGTTCAAATTGTGAGAGGAGCGGCGTCTTTACAGTATGGGACTCAATTTGGTGGATTATTAAACTTCAAAATGAAGAGAGGGAATACCGAAAAGCCTTTTGAGTTTACAACGCGTCAGACAGTTGGATCTTTTGGCCTATTTAATTCATTCAACAGTATTGGTGGACAAAAAGGGAAGGTAAATTATTATGCAATGTACCAATACAAAAAAGGTGAAGGTTGGCGACCAAACTCAGATTTTAATGTCAATACAGTGTTTACAGGGGTACAATATGATGTAACGGATAAATTTAAGATAGGCGTTGAAATTACTCATATGGATTACCTTGCACAACAGCCGGGTGGTTTAACCGATGATGAATTTTATAGAGACCCAAGAGCATCTTACACGGATCAAAATTGGTTTAAGGTGAATTGGAATATAGCTAGCGTAAACTTTCAATATCAATTTACTCCAAAAGCTAAAATAGAAATGCGAAACTTTGGTTTATTGGCTAGTCGCGATGCTTTAGGAATCAATTTAAATAAATTAGATCCTTATAACGAACCAAGGTTGTTAGTTGCCGATGAGTTTAGAAATGTAGGTACAGAAATTAGGTACATGCAACATTATGACTTGAAAGGAAAGCCGTCTGTTTTTGTAATTGGATCTCGTCTTTATCATGGTAATGATGATAAAAAACAAGGTGACGCTTCTGATGGGAATGATGCCAAATTTGAATTTTCTCATCCTGATTCCTTATTGTCTGATCATAATTTCAGAATCAACAACTATGCTTTTTTTGCTGAAAATATCTTTCAGATCAATGATAAATTTTCAATCACTCCGGGTATCCGATTTGAATACATTCAAACAACAGGTAAAGGATATTATCAGCAAACATTCTTTGAACCTGGTGATGATGGTTTGATTGAAGAGATTACTCGACCTATTGAGGATAATATCAATAATACTAGAAATATATTCATAGCAGGTGTTGGTTTCAGCTACAAACCTATTCAAGATTTAGAAGTGTATGCGAATATATCTCAAAATTATAGAGCAATTACTTATTCAGATTTAAGGTCGCTAAATACTAATGTTAGAATAGATCCTAATCTAAAAGATGAGAAAGGTTATTCTGCTGACCTTGGATTGAGAGGAACACTTCCTTGGTTAAATTATGATGTCAGTACTTTCTATTTAAGATATAACGATAAAATTGGTTTGGCTAATCCTGCCAATCCAATAAGAACTAACATTGCTGATGCTTATACTTTAGGTATCGAGTCTTATACGGAGATTAAGTGGATGGATATTTTCTCTCCATTAAGTGATTATCATTTCAATCTCTTTGCAAACGTAGCATTTATTCGAGGAAAATATATTTCTGAGGATAGAGTATATGATGGGAAAAATGTTGAATTGGTTCCTCCATTTAATATTAAGACAGGAATTAATGCAGGATATAAATCGTTTAATCTTTCCTTACAATATACTTATGTGGAGAAGCATTACACAGATGCAGCCAACACAGAAGAACCTTTAGCAGATGCCGTTTATGGACCGATTCCAAGTTATTATGTAATGGATTTGTCTGCTAAATATTCATTTAAATGGTTTGGAATAGAATTAGGTATTAATAACCTAACAGATAATATGTACTTTACTCGTAGAGCCACAGGTTATCCGGGTCCTGGTATAATTCCTTCTGATGGAAGAAATTATTATTTCACCTTACAGTTCAAGATTTAGTTCGTTCTAATTCGGAAACTTTAAAAAATAAGAACTTACTTTAATAGAAAATTTGATAAATCTATTTAATATATCCTTCTAAAAAATTTGTATGCTTATAGGTTTCGTATATTTTTGTAAATTGGTTAATGAAAATTTGTTCATTCATTTATAATTATAACTGTTGGTAATTCGATATGGCAAAAAGTATAGACGAAACGAAACTACAAAGAATTAAAGAAGCAACTATAGAAATGGTCGTTTCAAAAGGATATGGGGGAGCATCAGTTTCGTCAATTGCCAAAAAAGCACAAGTAGCAGATGGGTATTTATATAGACATTATCCAAGTAAAGCTGCACTTGTTCAAGCGTTATATCACTCTAATATTGAATACTTCCGTAATTTGATCTTCAAATACATGGAAGAGCATGACAAATTAGAAGAGGTGATTTATCATTTCTGTAATGAAATTTTTACATTGGCGAATGATAATCCTTCAAGAGCAAAATTTATCAATATGCTGATGAATGATTATACCTTCTTGATGAGTAAAGAAATGGTTCTAAAAATACCAGAAAGCTCTAAAAGAATGGTCGAGAGAGGATATAACACAGGTGAGATTAATGAAAATATCAATGTAGAAATGTTCAACGCGGTATTTCCTGCTATTCCGATTCAATATGCATCGTCAAGAGCAACAGAAGTATTTAGTAAAGAACGTTTAACAGAAAATGATGCTAAAATTGTAGCTCATTTAGTGATAAATGCATTAAAGTAATTATTTTTGTATTTGATAAAGGTGAAAGCCTTTAAATTATATTACTGAAGGTGAAACAGACGGATAGTTTATCCGTCTTTTTTATTTTTGGTCAATTTATTGCAACACACAAAAGAGATTGATGATAAATTTATCGAATAGAATCAATCGACAGATCTACTAAATAACAATTACACTTTTGAAAATGAAAAGGATTTTTTTCTGCCTTTTATTACTTCCCATCTTTAGTTTTGCTCAAACGAAATCAGATGCCATCATAAAATTTAAAGTGTATCTTGAAAAAGCAAAGAATAAAGAATTTCATTACGTACCTGATTCATCGGCAAAACTAGAAACAGCTCAAATTCAACCTAAAAGTAAAAGAGTCAATTTCTTTTTAGGAAAACAGTTTGAATACACTCCAGTAAGAAACGAAGATGTAGAAGATCTGTATCATCAAGTAAGAGATATTTTAGGCAAAGCCTATCAATCTTACGACCTTAAATTTTATGTAGGTAAAACTTCAGAAAAGGAGATGGTGCGATTTGCAAAAAAACAACGTTGGCCTATCACTCCAAAATGTGAGTTCAAAGATCTTGTTCCCAACTATTTAAGAAGTGAACATAATATAGATGAGTCTAGAAATATTGTACACGCTGAAAATGATTCGATCAAAATTCCTTTAGTGATCAACTTGGGGAATCAACCTACTAAAAATGGATTGAGTAATAAAACGATTGCTTTATGGAATAGTCATGGTTGGTATTATGAACAATCTTTGGATAGATGGGAATGGCAAAGAGCAAGATTATTTCAAACAGTAGAAGATTTACTACCCACTTCGTTCGTTTTACCTTATTTAGCTCCAATGTTGGAAAATGCAGGTGCAAATGTATTATTGCCAAGAGAGCGGGATATTCAAAGTGAATCATTGGTAGTAGATAATGATGGTGACAGAAAAGGTTATAAAGAAGAGGGAGTTGTGTTTGCTGGTGGTGAAGGCTTCCTTCAAAAGAATATATATAACGATAATGAATTGCCGTTTCAGTTAGGTACATCTAGAAAATTCAAAGCGAACCATCACGATAAAGAAGTAATTACGTGGAGTACGCAAGGAAAGGTAAAAGGTGATT includes the following:
- a CDS encoding TetR/AcrR family transcriptional regulator, with the protein product MAKSIDETKLQRIKEATIEMVVSKGYGGASVSSIAKKAQVADGYLYRHYPSKAALVQALYHSNIEYFRNLIFKYMEEHDKLEEVIYHFCNEIFTLANDNPSRAKFINMLMNDYTFLMSKEMVLKIPESSKRMVERGYNTGEINENINVEMFNAVFPAIPIQYASSRATEVFSKERLTENDAKIVAHLVINALK
- a CDS encoding DUF4856 domain-containing protein; translated protein: MNTKLFISLIALSSIFFSCSDDTDTTPATRVNYDFDNVDYSGQTARIMMLDSLESYIKSANDGTTAITATHMNAIYTNESGDLFGSSKDLESKTANDPTLIANVYDQVPAYFASAEAASGNADNIIGGRLFDAQGHEPAQMVGKGLMGAVLYYQSVSYYLTAEKLNAGDNETVTEGKGTDMEHYWDEAFGYFGATTDYLTNEEATNYYWAKYAASRSSVYDVRADIFNAFIAGRQAIADKDYEERDVQAAIIQAKWEELVAINVVHYANSVISDTELGDILHHWSEAVAFATALQYNTSKTITNENIAIILAALYSDDIKNEDKTALNAKMEAAKAVIKSTYGFSDEVMSNL
- a CDS encoding HTTM domain-containing protein, giving the protein MVTKIDKYINQQVSIAPLVVFRIIFGLMMAGSGIRFWANGWIDSQFIQPSFFFHYYGFSWISPLGESGMYLIFILMIIAAIGVAFGAFYRISAITYFLTFTYVELIDLTNYLNHYYFVSLMAFIMIFLPAHRRFSIDVYRNPETFRREVSAWTINVVRLQLGIVYFYAGIAKINADWLFKAQPLKLWLASRTDMWLIGPLFKYKWVAFFFSWAGCLYDLLVPLFLANKKTRVLAYLAVIFFHIITSALFPIGMFPFIMILSTLIFFSDEFHERIILFLGRIFSTENLDFKVTRGRINSLPQHLIKIGFAAFFLLQLLFPFRYALYSDNLFWTEQGFRFSWRVMLMEKSGAATFYVENPENNHRIEITNSDYLTPLQEKMMATQPDFILQYAKFLKEEFTKKGIESPKVFVDSYVSLNGRPSKRYIDPTVDLSQLSDTFKPKSWILPFKG
- a CDS encoding TonB-dependent receptor domain-containing protein; the encoded protein is MLHRLLYIFGIILLSLTSAFAQYSIKGRVVDVKDQQLDAVDVFIKSKALKVSTNNKGEFIIDGLSNGNYVVGVFKYGFSPIEKTVTVENENQTINFTLKPLETVLDEVNITDASTTAEIKRLEAVVGTSIYEGKKSEVILVDNLTANLATNNSRQVYNRVPGLNIWESDGAGIQLGIGGRGLSPNRTSNFNTRQNGYDIAADALGYPESYYTPPMEAVEEVQIVRGAASLQYGTQFGGLLNFKMKRGNTEKPFEFTTRQTVGSFGLFNSFNSIGGQKGKVNYYAMYQYKKGEGWRPNSDFNVNTVFTGVQYDVTDKFKIGVEITHMDYLAQQPGGLTDDEFYRDPRASYTDQNWFKVNWNIASVNFQYQFTPKAKIEMRNFGLLASRDALGINLNKLDPYNEPRLLVADEFRNVGTEIRYMQHYDLKGKPSVFVIGSRLYHGNDDKKQGDASDGNDAKFEFSHPDSLLSDHNFRINNYAFFAENIFQINDKFSITPGIRFEYIQTTGKGYYQQTFFEPGDDGLIEEITRPIEDNINNTRNIFIAGVGFSYKPIQDLEVYANISQNYRAITYSDLRSLNTNVRIDPNLKDEKGYSADLGLRGTLPWLNYDVSTFYLRYNDKIGLANPANPIRTNIADAYTLGIESYTEIKWMDIFSPLSDYHFNLFANVAFIRGKYISEDRVYDGKNVELVPPFNIKTGINAGYKSFNLSLQYTYVEKHYTDAANTEEPLADAVYGPIPSYYVMDLSAKYSFKWFGIELGINNLTDNMYFTRRATGYPGPGIIPSDGRNYYFTLQFKI
- a CDS encoding imelysin family protein, producing the protein MNKINLFIALLCCTMFYSCDDSSGTLSVEFSQVDMLKNYSDNLIVPAFKAYSESATELQTATENFLENTNEETLSDVRVKLNDTYQKWSKVNAYQYGEAVSMNLLVNTNSFPTKFSDIESKIEAGDFNIGSISSFNVKGLPALDYLLNSEATLDLYTSDTNQANRRQYLTAVVSAVKNEANSIYNIWSSGYDVEFAANDGIDPSSSISYIVNEYNKAYERCKNQRVGYSLGKNSISGNSSPMSVEAYYSEESLSLLKSNVESLKNIFNGGNGLGLADYLKAYYTAGALEEDLSEKINNQFDVILAQLDKCSDPFSDHIEAKDETVETLYTEMSKLVVMIKSEMPSVLSVKITYQDSDGD